A genomic region of Manihot esculenta cultivar AM560-2 chromosome 15, M.esculenta_v8, whole genome shotgun sequence contains the following coding sequences:
- the LOC110602041 gene encoding uncharacterized protein LOC110602041: protein MFNERDRSCILNIPLSLSSCSDTWCWKFESKGHYSVKSAYRFLVDGFQHREGSEIWKRFWKAKVPPKVLNFCWRALVNVVPCLSSLQSKRVPVDPSCPLCHVAPENVLHILIQCPFARSCWLSSPLGWPAPSASSLNEWFSLAFSSASVENASLMLMILWALWQNRNNVVWKGQGQTASGVFFMALNFLQQWKAARVVSSVSTIVDPARPIWSPPPHGWIKANIDASLSLQRGSVGFGCVIRKDDGSFVAARAGSFYSQMDAKCAEAIAFREALSWIKEYSMYNGVLYLLLLLLFLLFFPFIIVLIDDAVTTCFCHIDMIVREYPVPVSCVTAPDSLRACVDGSTRLKVGPSSRFGAEPGDRNKAESNEGHPEVP, encoded by the exons ATGTTCAACGAAAGAGATAGAAGTTGTATTTTGAACATCCCTCTTAGTCTTTCATCGTGTTCTGATACATGGTGCTGGAAATTCGAGTCCAAAGGTCACTATTCGGTTAAGAGTGCATATAGGTTCCTGGTTGATGGCTTTCAACATAGGGAAGGGAGCGAGATATGGAAAAGGTTCTGGAAAGCTAAAGTTCCCCCAAAAGTGCTCAATTTCTGCTGGCGGGCTCTAGTTAATGTTGTCCCTTGCCTCTCGTCACTTCAGTCCAAGAGAGTCCCAGTTGATCCTTCATGCCCGTTGTGTCATGTAGCCCCTGAGAATGTCTTGCATATTCTGATTCAGTGCCCTTTTGCCCGCAGCTGCTGGTTAAGCTCGCCGTTGGGTTGGCCTGCGCCTTCTGCATCTTCTTTAAATGAGTGGTTTTCTTTAGCCTTCTCTTCTGCTTCTGTGGAAAATGCCTCCCTTATGCTAATGATCTTATGGGCTTTGTGGCAAAACAGGAACAATGTTGTATGGAAGGGCCAGGGTCAGACTGCGagtggtgtgttcttcatggctctgaattttttgcagcaatggaAAGCAGCCCGGGTCGTGTCCTCAGTAAGCACCATTGTCGACCCGGCTCGCCCGATCTGGTCTCCTCCGCCACATGGTTGGATCAAGGCGAACATTGACGCCTCTTTAAGCTTGCAACGAGGTTCGGTAGGTTTCGGTTGTGTAATCCGGAAGGATGATGGGAGTTTTGTGGCTGCTAGAGCAGGCTCTTTTTATAGCCAGATGGATGCAAAGTGTGCTGAAGCTATAGCATTCCGGGAAgcattgagctggattaaaga ATATAGTATGTATAATGGTGTACTTTACTTGTTGTTATTGTTACTATTTTTATTGTTCTTCCCGTTTATTATAGTGTTGATTGACGATGCAGTG ACCACCTGTTTCTGCCATATTGATATGATTGTACGGGAATATCCAGTACCTgtctcatgcgtaacggcccctgattctcttCGTGCGTGTGTGGATGGGTCTACAAGGCTGAAGGTGGGGCCTTCTTCCCGATTCGGGGCTGAGCCGGGAGATAGGAATAAGGCTGAGTCCAATGAGGGTCATCCAGAGGTGCCATGA